A single genomic interval of Mucilaginibacter boryungensis harbors:
- a CDS encoding EamA family transporter produces MKANQPAASPVLVIAAFAVVWVVWGSTYFFIQVAIHGFPPMLMGAVRFLTAGILMLVWCFIKGDKIWSRKDIITSGLSGFLMLFIGMGIVIWAERSLPSAMVAIMVSTNPIWFVVLDKDNWKVNLKSKSTISGLVLGFGGVFLLFGEAIFKSSQGAFSREQLVGLLLLLIGPIAWCSGSLVSKKRGSTAPARLNTAWQMVIAGILYVFAGAIHGETGAFHPTEIPLKAWLAVSYLIVFGSIIGFSAYVWLLSVRPATQVSTHSYVNPVIAVLLGTLFGSEHISILQLIGLFVILFSVLLVNLTKYSFKKSKAVEKILV; encoded by the coding sequence ATGAAAGCTAATCAACCCGCCGCCTCACCTGTTCTGGTTATTGCCGCCTTTGCTGTTGTATGGGTAGTATGGGGGTCAACTTATTTTTTTATACAGGTGGCTATACATGGCTTCCCTCCAATGCTTATGGGGGCCGTTCGCTTTCTTACCGCAGGTATTTTAATGCTGGTTTGGTGTTTTATAAAGGGCGATAAAATATGGTCGCGCAAAGATATTATTACCTCAGGGCTTAGTGGGTTTCTGATGTTGTTTATAGGCATGGGGATCGTTATATGGGCCGAACGCAGCCTGCCAAGTGCAATGGTAGCTATTATGGTGTCCACTAACCCCATTTGGTTTGTAGTACTTGATAAAGACAACTGGAAAGTAAACCTGAAAAGTAAGTCGACCATTAGCGGATTGGTGTTGGGTTTTGGCGGCGTATTCCTGCTTTTTGGCGAAGCCATATTTAAATCATCCCAAGGTGCTTTCAGTCGCGAACAGTTGGTTGGCTTGTTGTTGCTGCTTATTGGGCCTATTGCCTGGTGCTCCGGTTCATTAGTATCTAAAAAACGCGGTAGTACAGCACCGGCGCGGTTAAATACAGCCTGGCAAATGGTTATAGCAGGCATACTTTACGTTTTTGCAGGCGCCATACATGGCGAGACAGGCGCATTCCATCCCACAGAAATACCTTTAAAGGCTTGGTTAGCTGTAAGCTATTTAATTGTATTTGGATCGATAATTGGGTTTAGCGCTTATGTTTGGCTGCTATCGGTAAGGCCAGCTACCCAGGTAAGCACACACTCATATGTAAATCCCGTGATAGCGGTTTTATTGGGGACTTTGTTTGGTAGCGAACATATTTCTATCCTGCAGCTAATTGGTCTTTTTGTGATATTGTTTAGCGTTTTATTAGTGAACCTGACCAAGTATTCTTTTAAAAAATCAAAAGCGGTCGAAAAAATATTAGTGTAA